GCCGAAGACGGCCTCGAACCCGCCGATCGGCTTCCAGCCGAGCGCGAACCCGGTGCCGATCAGAACGATGAGCTGGATGACCTCGACGATCAGGACCGCGCCGATCTTTCCCGCGAGCAGACCGGTGCGGGACAGCGGCGAGGCGCCCAGGCGCTTGATGACGCCGTACCGGCGCTCGAAGCCGGTCGCGATCGCCAGCGAGGTGAACGACGAGGACAGGATCGCGAGCGCGAGCACCCGGGGGACTGCTTCGTCGATCGGCCGGCCGCCCCCGAGCGGCAGCCGCTCGCCGAGGCCGGTCCCGCCGAGGAGGAGCAGCAGACCGAGCGGAATCACCAGCGCGAGCAGCAGCTGCTCGCCGTTGCGGAGGAGCAGCTTGAACTCCATCCGGGTGTGCGCGAGCACCTTCCGCGGCCAAGGCGCGCTGCCCGGCCTCGGGGCGTAGGTCGCAGCGCTGCTCATCGCGTCTCCCGCTTCGGCGCGGTCAGTTCGAGGAAGACGTCCTCGAGGGACTTGGTGTGGTGTTCGGTGAGGGAGTCCGGGGTGCCGGAGGCGATCACCTTGCCGGCCGCCACCACGTGCACCTGGTCGGACAGCTGCTCGGCCTCGTCCATCGCGTGCGTCGTCAGCACGACGGTCACGCCGTCGTCGCGCAGGTCGCGGATCAGTTGCCAGATCTCGCGCCGGCCGTGCGGGTCCAGCCCGGTGGTCGGTTCGTCCAGGAACGCGATCTCCGGCCGTCCGACGATCGCCAGCGCGAACGACAGCCGCTGCTTCTGCCCGCCGGAGAGCCGCCGGTACGGCGTGCGTCCGCAGCTGCCCAGGTCGAGGCGCTCCACCAGGGCGGGCACGTCGAGCGGATGGGTGTGCAAAGTGGCGACGTACCGGAGCATCTCGACCGCGCGGACGCCCGACCAGGCGCCGCCCTCCTGGAGCATCACGCCGATCCTCGGCATCAGCTCGTCGTGGTCGGCGAGCGGGTCCAGACCGAGGACCCGGACGCTGCCCGAATCCGGGCGCCGGAAGCCCTCGCAGGTCTCCACGGTCGTGGTCTTGCCGGCGCCGTTCGGGCCGAGCACGGCCGTCACAGTGCCGGCGGCTACGGTGAGACTGAGACCGTCGACCGCGGTCTTCTCGCCGTACCGCACGACGAGGTTGTCGATCTCCACCGCGACTGGCACAAACGGCAGCATAGAGAACGGCCCGGAGTGACCTCGCTCACGGTCGGGTCCCGGGCCCCGCGTGAGCGCCCGAACCGGTTAGGGGACCCTTATTTGAAGGGTCTGGGGAATTACGCGACACTGATGTTGTGAAAACTCCTGCGACCGACCGAGCCGTGCCCCACGGCGCTGCCGGCGCGCGGGACGAGTCCACCCGGGACCGGGTCGCACGCTCGATCCTGACCAATGGCCCGTCCAGCGCCGCGGTGCTGGCGGAACGGCTCGAACTCACCCCGGCGGCGGTTCGCCGGCACCTGGACCACCTGCTCGACGAGGGCCTGGTGGAATCCCGCGACGAGCGGGTCTACGGCCCTCGCGGCCGCGGCCGCCCGGCGAAGGTGTTCGTGCTGACCGACTCCGGCCGGCACGCCTTCCACCAGGCGTACGACGACCTCGCGGCGACGGCGATGCGGTTCATCGCCGAGGCCGGCGGTGACGACGCCGTGGCGGAGTTCGCCCGGAGCCGGGTCTCCGAGGTGGAGGAGCGCTACCGGGAACTGCTCGCGCAGGCTCCCGAGAGCAAGAAGGCGGAGGTGCTCGCCCAGGCCCTGACGGCCGACGGCTACGCAGCCTCCACGGCGGAGGCGGGCCACGGCGCCCAGCTCTGCCAGCACCACTGCCCGGTCGCGCACGTGGCCGCGCAGTTCCCCCAGCTGTGCGAGGCCGAGACCGAGGTGTTCTCGAGACTCCTCGGCAAGCACGTGCAGCGACTGGCCACCATCGCCCACGGCGACGGTGTGTGTACGACGCATATCCCGGGCCCTGCCCCTGCGGCCCCTGTATCCGACAGCGAATCTGCGAGGACTGCTCGATGACGCAAACCGCTCACCCCGAACTGGAAGGCCTCGGCAACTACCAGTACGGCTGGTCCGACTCCGACGCCGCCGGGGCGATCGCCCAGCGCGGCCTGAGCACGGACGTGGTGCGGGGCATCTCCGCGCTCAAGAACGAGCCGGAGTGGATGCTCGACCTGCGGCTGAAGGGCCTGAAGCTCTTCGACCGCAAGCCGATGCCGTCCTGGGGCGCCGACCTGTCCGGGATCGACTTCGACAACATCAAGTACTTCGTCCGGTCGACCGAGAAGCAGGCGACCAGCTGGGAAGAGCTGCCCGAGGACATCAAGAACACCTACGACAAGCTCGGCATCCCGGAGGCGGAGAAGCAGCGCCTGGTCGCCGGCGTCGCCGCGCAGTACGAGTCGGAGGTCGTCTACCACCAGATCCGTGAGGACCTGGAGGCGCAGGGCGTCATCTTCCTGGACACCGACACCGGCCTGCGCGAGCACCCGGAGATCTTCAAGGAGTACTTCGGCTCCGTCATCCCGGTCGGCGACAACAAGTTCGCGTCGCTGAACACCGCGGTGTGGTCCGGCGGCTCGTTCATCTACGTCCCCAAGGGCGTCAAGGTGGACATCCCGCTGCAGGCCTACTTCCGGATCAACACCGAGAACATGGGCCAGTTCGAGCGGACCCTGATCATCGTCGACGAGGGCGCCTACGTGCACTACGTCGAGGGTTGTACCGCGCCGATCTACAAGTCCGACTCGCTGCACTCGGCGGTCGTCGAGATCATCGTGAAGAAGGGCGCCCGCTGCCGCTACACGACGATCCAGAACTGGTCGAACAACGTCTACAACCTGGTCACCAAGCGCGCCACCTGCGAAGAGGGCGCGACCATGGAGTGGATCGACGGCAACATCGGTTCCAAGGTGACGATGAAGTACCCGGCCGTGTACCTGATGGGCGAGCACGCCAAGGGCGAGACCCTGTCGGTCGCGTTCGCGGGCGAGGGCCAGCACCAGGACGCCGGCTCCAAGATGGTGCACAACGCGCCGTACACCTCCAGCTCGATCGTCTCGAAGTCGGTGGCCCGCGGTGGCGGCCGGACGTCGTACCGCGGTCTGGTCGAGGTGGCGCCGGGCTCGCACCACAGCAAGTCGACGGTGCGCTGTGACGCGCTGCTGGTCGACACCATCAGCCGTTCGGACACCTACCCGTACGTCGACGTCCGCGAGGACGACGTGGCGATGGGGCACGAGGCGACCGTGTCCAAGGTCAGCGACGACCAGCTCTTCTACCTGATGAGCCGGGGCATGGCCGAGGACGAGGCGATGGCGATGATCGTCCGCGGCTTCATCGAGCCGATCGCCCGCGAGCTCCCGATGGAGTACGCGCTGGAACTCAACCGGCTCATCGAGCTGCAGATGGAAGGGGCCGTCGGCTGATGTCCGCCGCTGAAACCCTTGTTGCTACCGGCAACAAGGCGCACTCCCACGGACCGGGTTCGCCGGTCCCGCTCCAGGCGCGTAGCGAGCGGCCGACGTCGTACGACGTCGCCGACTTCGCGGTGCCGAACGGACGCGAGGAGGAGTGGCGCTTCACCCCGGTCAAGCAGCTCAAGGCCCTGTTCGACGACGCGGCCGGCACCGAGACCCCGAAGGTCGACGCGTCCGGTCCGGAGGGTGTCGTCTTCGAGACCGTCGCCGCGGACTCGCTCAAGGTCGGCACGCCGCAGGACCGCTCCGCGGCCGTCGCCTGGACGCACGCCGGCGAGGCCCTCGCGGTGCGGATCCCGGTCGAGGCCGAGCTGACCGAGCCGGTGCACGTGAACGTCGCGAGCCTCGGCGGTCGCGGCTTCAGTCACCTGATCGTCGAGGCCGGCCGGCACAGCCGCGCGATCGTGATCATCGATCACACCGGCGCGGGCGAGCTGAGCAGCAACGTCGAGGTCGTCGTCGGCGACGGCGCCGAACTGCGTGTCGTCAGCATCCAGCAGGGCGACCACGAGTCGATCCACCTGGCCCAGCACGACGCGCTGGTCGGGCGGGACGCGAAGCTCCACCACGTGGTCGTCACCCTGGGCGGCAAGGTCGTCCGGATCGGCACCAACGTCCGGTACGCCGGGCCGGGTGGCGACGCGGAACTCCTCGGGGTCTACTTCGCCGAAGGCGGGCAGCACCACGAGAACCGGCTCTTCGTCGACCACGAGGCCATCAACTGCAAGAGCAACGTGCTCTA
This Kribbella sp. NBC_00482 DNA region includes the following protein-coding sequences:
- a CDS encoding helix-turn-helix transcriptional regulator; translated protein: MKTPATDRAVPHGAAGARDESTRDRVARSILTNGPSSAAVLAERLELTPAAVRRHLDHLLDEGLVESRDERVYGPRGRGRPAKVFVLTDSGRHAFHQAYDDLAATAMRFIAEAGGDDAVAEFARSRVSEVEERYRELLAQAPESKKAEVLAQALTADGYAASTAEAGHGAQLCQHHCPVAHVAAQFPQLCEAETEVFSRLLGKHVQRLATIAHGDGVCTTHIPGPAPAAPVSDSESARTAR
- a CDS encoding ABC transporter ATP-binding protein, with protein sequence MEIDNLVVRYGEKTAVDGLSLTVAAGTVTAVLGPNGAGKTTTVETCEGFRRPDSGSVRVLGLDPLADHDELMPRIGVMLQEGGAWSGVRAVEMLRYVATLHTHPLDVPALVERLDLGSCGRTPYRRLSGGQKQRLSFALAIVGRPEIAFLDEPTTGLDPHGRREIWQLIRDLRDDGVTVVLTTHAMDEAEQLSDQVHVVAAGKVIASGTPDSLTEHHTKSLEDVFLELTAPKRETR
- the sufD gene encoding Fe-S cluster assembly protein SufD; amino-acid sequence: MSAAETLVATGNKAHSHGPGSPVPLQARSERPTSYDVADFAVPNGREEEWRFTPVKQLKALFDDAAGTETPKVDASGPEGVVFETVAADSLKVGTPQDRSAAVAWTHAGEALAVRIPVEAELTEPVHVNVASLGGRGFSHLIVEAGRHSRAIVIIDHTGAGELSSNVEVVVGDGAELRVVSIQQGDHESIHLAQHDALVGRDAKLHHVVVTLGGKVVRIGTNVRYAGPGGDAELLGVYFAEGGQHHENRLFVDHEAINCKSNVLYKGALAGDHARSVWIGDVLIRAAAEGTNTFELNRNLVLTDGARADSVPNLEIETGEIEGAGHASATGRFDDEQLFYLQARGIPEDAARRLVVSGFFNDIIGKIGVPEVTEHLHDVIEEKLARAAELSASAKAVVGQ
- a CDS encoding ABC transporter permease, which gives rise to MSSAATYAPRPGSAPWPRKVLAHTRMEFKLLLRNGEQLLLALVIPLGLLLLLGGTGLGERLPLGGGRPIDEAVPRVLALAILSSSFTSLAIATGFERRYGVIKRLGASPLSRTGLLAGKIGAVLIVEVIQLIVLIGTGFALGWKPIGGFEAVFGVVLTVLCGTAAFASLGLLMAGVLRAEATLAAANLLYLLLLVGGAIMTPVDEYPEGMQGVVRLLPSAALANGIANSTVEGVIPWAAALSLALWAGVLGYLVSRTFRWD
- the sufB gene encoding Fe-S cluster assembly protein SufB; this translates as MTQTAHPELEGLGNYQYGWSDSDAAGAIAQRGLSTDVVRGISALKNEPEWMLDLRLKGLKLFDRKPMPSWGADLSGIDFDNIKYFVRSTEKQATSWEELPEDIKNTYDKLGIPEAEKQRLVAGVAAQYESEVVYHQIREDLEAQGVIFLDTDTGLREHPEIFKEYFGSVIPVGDNKFASLNTAVWSGGSFIYVPKGVKVDIPLQAYFRINTENMGQFERTLIIVDEGAYVHYVEGCTAPIYKSDSLHSAVVEIIVKKGARCRYTTIQNWSNNVYNLVTKRATCEEGATMEWIDGNIGSKVTMKYPAVYLMGEHAKGETLSVAFAGEGQHQDAGSKMVHNAPYTSSSIVSKSVARGGGRTSYRGLVEVAPGSHHSKSTVRCDALLVDTISRSDTYPYVDVREDDVAMGHEATVSKVSDDQLFYLMSRGMAEDEAMAMIVRGFIEPIARELPMEYALELNRLIELQMEGAVG